In Cenarchaeum symbiont of Oopsacas minuta, a single window of DNA contains:
- a CDS encoding Transposase: MEEIKHLAFTPNDAMLKNQAEWKKRVKYGQRWIIEVVFSAFKRVFGDSVMSRKWDHIVQELRLKVWVYNMFCDASLSTP, encoded by the coding sequence TTGGAGGAGATAAAGCATCTTGCATTTACTCCAAATGATGCAATGTTAAAAAACCAAGCAGAGTGGAAAAAACGTGTTAAATATGGTCAACGTTGGATAATTGAGGTAGTGTTTTCTGCATTTAAGAGAGTATTTGGGGATTCTGTCATGTCAAGAAAATGGGATCACATTGTGCAAGAGCTTCGATTAAAGGTATGGGTTTACAACATGTTTTGTGATGCCAGTTTGAGTACACCTTGA
- a CDS encoding AlwI restriction endonuclease translates to MKPWSISTTIRNPERIIRFLHTLSRLENELFDSKTQLKFQIMLIQDKNYRPSIMTERENNIYDDPNMAFTYNDAKNIFEKQNYNDPPIRGRTSFSPLVKMGLCIGSPKIKIKLTHFGKNFLSRSEDMGEYFFNYFLKWQLPNPVETTIKGYDIKPFLGMLHLIKNVNDACIAINKKANGISNEEFDIFVPTLVTYKDIQSQVQEIMTYRKCKTREERKKYQKIFVYKFMMNDEKPNDVNLEKMIKNLHDYGDNAIRYFRMTKYIRIRGNGNFVDLEPRRNIEITELLNSYNASTDKFDSNDAYVEYLGDQTKPTLPWNTDPILQKINVNLMTEISKMGTQMSKFGIDKPIMPEVKNITMQQQNHNLREYLVTLQKIILYRDMNDVNNVSKCIDNLANIYQKNTKHSIELEKQTALAFMALNDSNKIKPNYPVGDDGEPTFTAPGGMADLECYYNNFNMICEVTMLKDRTQWINEGQPVMRHLREFEDANNNKNSYCLFIAPKIHEDTAETFEIAIRHGYKRKSQKIIPITIRTFTKLLHILKSYKKKNNNQPIPHLQLMILYDILIELIKKSKDSTDWVQNKIPEAIEDWGVNLE, encoded by the coding sequence ATGAAGCCATGGTCTATATCTACAACCATACGTAATCCAGAAAGAATAATTCGATTTCTTCATACATTAAGTCGTTTAGAAAATGAATTATTTGATTCTAAGACTCAATTAAAATTTCAAATAATGTTGATACAAGACAAAAATTACAGACCGTCAATTATGACAGAACGTGAAAATAATATATACGATGATCCTAATATGGCATTTACATATAATGATGCTAAAAATATTTTTGAAAAACAGAATTATAATGATCCTCCAATAAGGGGAAGAACTTCATTTTCACCATTAGTAAAAATGGGTCTTTGTATAGGATCTCCGAAAATCAAAATCAAACTAACACATTTTGGAAAAAATTTTTTGTCTAGATCAGAAGATATGGGAGAATATTTTTTCAATTATTTCTTAAAATGGCAGCTGCCAAATCCAGTAGAAACCACAATAAAAGGATATGATATTAAACCATTTTTAGGAATGCTGCATTTGATAAAAAATGTAAATGATGCTTGTATCGCAATAAACAAAAAAGCCAATGGTATAAGTAATGAAGAATTTGACATATTTGTACCAACGCTTGTAACATATAAAGACATTCAAAGCCAAGTTCAAGAAATTATGACGTATAGAAAATGTAAAACTAGAGAAGAAAGAAAAAAATATCAAAAAATATTTGTTTATAAATTTATGATGAACGATGAAAAACCAAACGATGTTAATCTTGAAAAAATGATCAAAAATTTACATGATTATGGAGATAATGCAATACGATATTTTCGAATGACGAAATATATTCGAATCCGAGGTAACGGAAATTTTGTGGATCTTGAGCCAAGAAGAAATATTGAAATAACAGAATTGCTGAATTCTTATAATGCATCTACAGATAAATTTGACAGTAATGATGCATATGTAGAATATCTAGGGGATCAGACCAAACCTACATTACCGTGGAACACCGATCCAATTTTGCAGAAAATAAATGTCAATCTCATGACAGAAATTTCAAAGATGGGAACTCAGATGTCAAAATTTGGTATAGATAAACCAATAATGCCAGAAGTTAAAAATATTACTATGCAACAACAAAACCATAATTTAAGAGAATATTTAGTTACATTACAAAAAATTATTTTATATCGGGATATGAACGACGTTAACAATGTATCTAAGTGCATTGATAATTTAGCAAATATTTACCAAAAAAATACAAAGCACAGTATAGAACTGGAGAAGCAAACTGCATTAGCTTTTATGGCGTTAAATGATTCTAATAAAATAAAACCAAATTATCCTGTTGGAGATGACGGTGAACCAACATTTACTGCTCCAGGAGGAATGGCAGATTTGGAATGTTATTATAATAATTTTAACATGATATGTGAGGTTACAATGTTAAAAGATAGGACTCAATGGATAAATGAGGGACAACCTGTTATGAGACATCTTAGAGAATTTGAGGATGCAAACAATAATAAAAATTCTTATTGTTTATTTATTGCACCAAAAATACACGAAGATACAGCAGAAACATTTGAAATTGCTATACGTCACGGTTATAAAAGAAAATCACAAAAAATAATACCAATTACAATAAGAACGTTTACCAAATTATTACATATTTTAAAATCATATAAAAAGAAAAATAACAATCAACCAATACCACATTTGCAATTGATGATACTATATGATATTTTGATAGAATTGATAAAAAAATCAAAAGATTCTACAGATTGGGTACAAAACAAAATACCTGAAGCTATAGAAGACTGGGGAGTTAATTTGGAATGA
- a CDS encoding Transposase, translating into MKQTTSGMIHVEYDGIVYCTDFSGHVCNQEVLHTWPIVNTSNGGTHLTIQKSKSWKTQVNKGKNGRRFEYSDKLFESLAIIKTYTSISYRACQGIAQNVLGSNAPDHTTICRRINALKINTPERVQQPSDQLKDIYLAIDGSGIKPNERGEWIRDKWKIRRGFIKIHFLINVKTRKIVSFTVTTEEKTDSSQFSILLKAASKIASTTAADKHNIVLYGDGAYDTNADFNRCQKLGIKPAIKVRSNSALHAGRYARNDAVREQLGGDKASCIYSK; encoded by the coding sequence ATGAAACAAACCACATCAGGAATGATCCACGTTGAATACGATGGTATTGTTTACTGTACGGATTTCAGCGGACATGTGTGCAATCAGGAGGTTCTGCATACATGGCCGATAGTAAATACGTCAAATGGGGGCACGCATCTAACCATTCAAAAATCCAAATCTTGGAAAACACAAGTAAATAAAGGAAAGAATGGAAGGCGATTTGAATATTCGGATAAACTATTTGAGAGTCTTGCAATAATCAAAACATACACGAGTATCTCATATAGAGCGTGTCAAGGAATTGCACAGAATGTTCTAGGTTCAAATGCTCCAGATCATACCACAATATGTCGCAGAATAAATGCACTAAAAATAAATACACCTGAAAGAGTTCAACAACCATCTGATCAGTTAAAAGATATCTATCTTGCAATAGATGGTAGTGGCATAAAACCAAATGAGCGAGGTGAATGGATACGTGACAAATGGAAGATACGGCGCGGATTTATCAAGATACATTTTCTCATAAATGTTAAAACTCGAAAAATTGTCTCTTTTACAGTCACCACAGAGGAGAAAACAGACAGCTCGCAATTCTCTATCTTGTTAAAGGCAGCATCCAAGATAGCATCCACGACAGCTGCGGATAAACACAATATCGTACTGTATGGAGATGGTGCGTATGATACAAACGCCGATTTTAACCGCTGCCAAAAGCTTGGCATTAAACCTGCGATAAAGGTTCGATCAAATTCTGCACTTCATGCTGGTCGTTATGCACGTAACGATGCGGTCCGTGAGCAGCTTGGAGGAGATAAAGCATCTTGCATTTACTCCAAATGA
- a CDS encoding Transposase, whose translation MHAQVEILKTIPGIADFTALTIASEIERFSDPEKLKSYAGLAPSVRNSADVVHHGHIT comes from the coding sequence GTGCACGCACAAGTAGAGATACTAAAGACGATTCCTGGAATTGCTGATTTTACAGCTTTGACGATTGCATCAGAGATTGAAAGATTTTCAGATCCTGAAAAACTCAAATCATATGCAGGACTTGCCCCATCAGTTCGCAACTCTGCTGACGTGGTGCATCATGGCCACATAACATAG
- a CDS encoding Transposase has protein sequence MRNWDLTAKVPQKVHASAASAKEYSKWHTHISYVIRHVTPQGYKVFIQDESIVGLDGKTKKKFWCRRDERPQQIIRGNHQKFMIYGIKGINGEQCFRAFDKFDGPTFFKFVKIMVGKYKKIVLIVDRARQHMTKKLEKYVKANKDKIKIEYLPPASPQLSSIEAIWLKCKREKDYSIYYPTIDDKKRAIMEYLRTQRFPNNVMDYFAHESAI, from the coding sequence ATGCGTAACTGGGATCTAACTGCAAAGGTACCGCAAAAAGTTCATGCTAGTGCAGCCTCTGCAAAAGAATATAGTAAATGGCATACACATATTTCATACGTAATTAGGCATGTAACTCCTCAAGGATACAAAGTATTCATTCAAGATGAATCAATTGTAGGTCTTGACGGAAAGACCAAGAAAAAATTTTGGTGTAGACGTGATGAACGACCCCAACAGATCATACGAGGAAATCATCAAAAATTTATGATATATGGCATAAAAGGAATTAATGGAGAACAATGTTTTAGAGCTTTTGATAAATTTGACGGTCCCACATTTTTCAAATTTGTCAAAATAATGGTTGGAAAATACAAAAAAATAGTGTTAATCGTAGATCGAGCTAGACAACATATGACAAAAAAGCTTGAAAAATATGTTAAAGCAAACAAAGACAAGATAAAAATTGAATATCTTCCACCTGCATCACCACAGCTAAGCAGTATTGAAGCAATTTGGTTAAAGTGTAAACGTGAGAAAGATTATTCGATATACTATCCAACAATCGATGACAAGAAGCGTGCCATTATGGAATACTTGAGAACGCAAAGATTTCCAAACAATGTTATGGATTATTTTGCTCATGAATCAGCAATTTGA
- a CDS encoding putative membrane protein → MINSRESKLLRDTFQCQDRIYSSIGVVLEIMKDSTSASLIDPLTLIIKAEDSLESQSFANEISTAINENQEDDKKIVFKRVELENDSKPVTRAYMDHFEKKLDKESKSSKKFAIQLTVIGTLGGIGGGVALYHIFKIP, encoded by the coding sequence ATGATAAATTCCCGTGAATCCAAACTTTTACGTGATACATTTCAATGTCAAGATAGAATTTATAGTAGTATTGGTGTTGTTCTTGAAATAATGAAAGATTCAACATCTGCATCATTAATTGATCCACTTACATTAATTATAAAAGCAGAGGATTCATTGGAATCTCAATCATTTGCAAATGAAATTTCAACAGCAATAAATGAAAATCAAGAGGATGATAAAAAAATTGTGTTCAAACGAGTTGAATTAGAAAATGATTCAAAACCAGTCACTAGGGCATATATGGATCATTTTGAGAAAAAATTAGATAAAGAATCTAAATCTTCTAAAAAGTTTGCCATACAGCTTACAGTAATTGGTACTCTTGGCGGTATAGGAGGCGGAGTTGCACTATATCACATATTCAAAATACCATGA
- a CDS encoding amino acid kinase: MGTNHVKYVDKVTVAKFGGSTIGTYGDGISGIVERIRYLVKESKIVAVFSAPLAKEGEEKLSITDIMLEIGTAAEDGTKYDFGRIERVYEKMLNNVPEQCHQSCKEIIKVYLDKCVNIISSLEKEKFVDEVRSKALAYSGELLMSEIMNDVLKKSDLSSAVISFNSWPIITDDNIEYTNFLYSASKQHMHEILKLVKTCDVVTIGGFVGKTTSGVITTYERGGSDRTAVDIGILLQDKFTVSVDFEKDVSVYSADPKIVDDGSLIKDLSYNEAKLAATFGMKILDPIAIKDIQDCGTEIPLTISNTSDPKKFTIIHRDLNTSPSNPLKIVAGKKNCAILRMEKEPSEKMLHSLENKKRYSEFVILSPFSRDGLEFVRILFLDGDYVKRNNKYFLAFDSLASITYKRAAITLIGDEMWRVQNIVAKISARLGKADINILNMDAQEETSRVIIITEDTGDVLERSIQAIHIERAKITTLV, translated from the coding sequence TTGGGTACAAATCATGTAAAATATGTGGACAAAGTTACAGTTGCAAAATTTGGAGGTAGCACCATAGGGACATATGGTGATGGAATTTCTGGCATTGTTGAAAGAATACGGTATCTTGTAAAAGAGTCAAAAATTGTAGCAGTATTTTCCGCACCCCTAGCTAAAGAAGGCGAAGAAAAGTTATCTATAACTGACATAATGTTAGAGATTGGTACTGCTGCTGAAGATGGAACAAAATACGACTTTGGTCGCATAGAACGGGTCTATGAAAAAATGTTAAACAATGTGCCAGAGCAGTGCCATCAATCATGTAAAGAGATCATAAAGGTGTATCTTGATAAATGTGTCAACATAATTTCATCTTTAGAAAAAGAAAAGTTTGTAGATGAGGTTCGCTCAAAAGCATTAGCATATTCAGGAGAATTATTAATGTCTGAAATAATGAACGACGTTTTAAAGAAAAGTGATCTTTCATCTGCAGTTATCTCTTTTAATTCGTGGCCAATTATCACAGATGACAACATAGAGTACACCAATTTTTTATATTCAGCATCTAAACAACATATGCATGAGATCCTCAAACTAGTAAAAACATGTGATGTAGTGACGATAGGTGGATTTGTTGGCAAAACTACAAGTGGTGTAATTACCACTTATGAAAGAGGTGGTTCTGACAGGACGGCAGTAGACATTGGAATACTGTTACAAGATAAATTTACCGTGAGTGTAGACTTTGAAAAAGATGTTTCAGTATACTCGGCGGATCCAAAGATAGTCGATGATGGAAGTTTGATAAAAGATCTCTCATACAACGAGGCAAAACTAGCTGCCACTTTTGGAATGAAGATATTAGATCCTATAGCCATAAAAGATATACAAGATTGTGGTACGGAGATACCTCTCACGATATCTAATACATCGGATCCCAAAAAATTCACCATCATACATAGAGATTTGAATACATCTCCTTCAAATCCATTAAAGATTGTAGCAGGTAAAAAAAACTGTGCCATACTGAGAATGGAAAAAGAACCTAGTGAAAAGATGCTCCATTCTCTTGAAAACAAAAAAAGATATAGTGAATTTGTTATACTCTCTCCTTTTTCTCGCGATGGATTAGAATTTGTCAGAATTCTCTTTCTAGATGGAGATTATGTGAAAAGAAACAACAAATATTTCCTAGCATTTGATTCCCTTGCCTCCATTACGTATAAACGCGCAGCCATAACTCTGATTGGAGATGAGATGTGGAGAGTTCAAAACATTGTAGCCAAAATAAGCGCACGTCTAGGTAAAGCAGATATCAATATACTAAACATGGATGCACAAGAAGAGACATCTAGGGTGATCATCATCACAGAGGATACTGGTGACGTCTTGGAGAGATCTATACAAGCCATACATATAGAGCGAGCTAAAATAACAACGTTGGTCTGA
- a CDS encoding S-methyl-5-thioribose-1-phosphate isomerase: MRTVEWKDGKVIMVDQTKLPNKLVFAEYNKYEQIADAISTLVVRGAPAIGVSGAFGMALAAQQSNADSKDSIIADLEIAKDILQKTRPTAINLKWGLEKIMDAAHLAKDDAQSVRDLVVLKAKQMAEDDISINMKIGKNGAVLFGQKDTVMTHCNAGALATVAYGTALGVIRAVRDGGKEIKVIATETRPVQQGSRLTTFELQHDGFDVSLVPDTAVGYVMSQGMIDRVIVGADRILRTGHVYNKIGTYQVATMAKQHGIPFYVAAPLSTFDMHSRPKDVIIEQRKGDEVTRIGDKKMAPDGIGIINPAFDMTPPDLVSSIITEAGIANPPYEESICNLFEHQSTN, from the coding sequence ATGCGAACTGTAGAATGGAAAGACGGTAAAGTAATCATGGTTGATCAGACAAAGCTTCCCAACAAACTAGTCTTTGCAGAATATAACAAATATGAACAGATAGCAGACGCCATAAGCACTCTTGTAGTACGTGGCGCCCCAGCAATTGGCGTGTCTGGAGCATTTGGTATGGCATTGGCAGCGCAACAAAGTAATGCCGATTCCAAAGATTCCATTATTGCAGATTTAGAGATTGCAAAGGATATTCTTCAAAAAACAAGACCTACTGCAATAAATCTCAAATGGGGTTTAGAAAAGATAATGGATGCAGCACATCTAGCAAAAGATGACGCACAGTCTGTACGGGATCTAGTTGTACTAAAAGCTAAACAGATGGCAGAAGATGACATTTCAATAAACATGAAAATAGGTAAAAATGGAGCAGTTTTGTTTGGACAAAAAGACACTGTGATGACGCATTGCAATGCTGGAGCCTTGGCAACTGTTGCATATGGAACTGCACTTGGAGTAATACGTGCAGTACGCGATGGAGGGAAAGAGATCAAGGTTATAGCAACAGAGACACGACCTGTACAACAGGGTTCACGTCTTACCACTTTTGAGCTACAGCACGATGGATTTGATGTAAGTTTGGTTCCAGACACTGCTGTAGGATATGTAATGTCACAAGGTATGATTGACCGTGTCATAGTCGGAGCTGACCGCATACTACGAACTGGACATGTTTACAACAAGATTGGCACATATCAAGTTGCCACTATGGCCAAACAGCACGGCATACCATTTTATGTTGCTGCACCATTGTCCACATTTGATATGCATAGTAGACCAAAAGATGTTATCATTGAACAGCGTAAAGGTGACGAAGTTACTAGAATCGGAGACAAAAAAATGGCGCCAGATGGTATTGGTATCATAAATCCAGCATTTGATATGACTCCGCCAGATCTTGTATCTAGTATAATAACTGAGGCAGGTATTGCAAACCCACCTTATGAAGAATCAATATGTAATCTCTTCGAACATCAGAGCACGAATTGA
- a CDS encoding modification methylase, with protein sequence MLSSKMSMLQTHLITKKECFELKSRRYIGNKSKLIKFIKDAVYENCGHIESFCDIFAGTGSVSQAFNDSETKILSNDYLLSNYYALRTFLFHDDSYFESIVDKINYLNLLKPSSNNYFSIRYGGTFFTKNNAIKIGTIRNAINRITKNQQEKEILITSLVYAMDKLANTVGHYDAYRKECDCIKAIKLKPPQLEKKNKNHLNQVLQEDANVLIKNVYSDVIYLDPPYNSRQYCDAYHLLENLSLWEKPKTFGKAQKMNRDGMKSEYCLKNATSAFYDLVINARCKHIFLSYNNTGNLRNARSNARINDNDIIKILRKKGRLRIFESKHKEFTTGKSYSTSDHTERLFWCMVR encoded by the coding sequence ATGTTATCAAGTAAGATGTCGATGTTGCAGACTCATCTCATCACAAAAAAAGAATGCTTTGAATTAAAAAGTCGAAGATATATAGGGAATAAATCAAAATTAATTAAATTTATCAAAGATGCAGTATATGAAAATTGTGGCCATATTGAATCTTTTTGTGACATATTTGCAGGGACGGGATCTGTATCACAAGCATTTAATGATTCTGAGACAAAAATATTATCGAATGATTATTTGTTAAGTAATTATTATGCACTACGTACTTTCTTATTTCACGATGATTCATATTTTGAATCAATTGTAGATAAAATCAATTATTTGAATTTATTGAAACCATCTAGCAACAATTATTTTTCTATAAGATATGGGGGAACTTTTTTTACGAAAAACAATGCAATAAAAATTGGTACAATTAGAAATGCGATCAACAGAATTACGAAAAATCAACAAGAAAAAGAAATTCTCATAACATCGTTGGTATACGCTATGGATAAATTAGCAAATACCGTTGGGCATTATGATGCATATAGGAAAGAATGTGATTGTATAAAAGCCATTAAATTAAAACCACCACAACTTGAAAAAAAAAATAAGAATCACTTGAATCAGGTTTTACAAGAAGATGCAAACGTGTTGATAAAAAATGTATATTCTGATGTCATATATTTAGATCCTCCATATAATTCTAGACAGTATTGTGATGCATATCATTTATTAGAAAATCTATCTTTATGGGAAAAACCAAAAACATTTGGTAAAGCACAAAAAATGAATCGAGATGGCATGAAAAGTGAATACTGTCTAAAAAATGCTACATCTGCATTTTATGATCTTGTTATAAATGCACGTTGTAAACATATTTTCTTATCGTATAATAACACTGGAAATTTACGTAACGCAAGATCAAATGCACGAATTAACGACAATGATATTATCAAAATACTTAGAAAAAAAGGTAGACTCAGAATATTTGAATCCAAACATAAAGAATTTACAACTGGTAAAAGTTATTCCACATCAGATCACACTGAAAGATTGTTTTGGTGCATGGTGAGATAA
- a CDS encoding DNA methylase yields the protein MSTMKIRHIYSGDCINVMKKLPISSVDLIFSDPPYNLSGKNLSLIGNKTGGDYYKINEKWDKMTEKDYTVFTNSWIKHSYDLLKPSGSIYICCTLHNINNILNAVKKTKINVKHIITWYKTNAMPSITKRSFTHSSEFLVYGVKNSKWIFNYFELKKINPEKQKNGDMKQMRDVWTIPITQGVERLKRSDGRALHPTQKPEELIKRAIIASSNSGDLIFDPFMGSGTTAVVAERLKRKWIGVEKNAYYRRHAMERIKRYKLRKVKPLIDI from the coding sequence ATGAGTACAATGAAAATTAGACATATTTACTCTGGAGATTGTATAAATGTCATGAAAAAATTACCCATTAGTTCAGTAGATTTGATTTTTTCAGATCCTCCATACAATCTGTCAGGAAAAAATCTAAGTTTAATAGGAAATAAAACAGGGGGAGATTATTATAAAATTAATGAAAAATGGGACAAAATGACAGAAAAAGATTATACTGTATTTACAAATTCGTGGATAAAACATTCATATGATTTACTTAAACCATCTGGATCAATTTACATATGTTGTACATTACATAACATTAATAATATTTTGAATGCTGTTAAAAAAACAAAAATAAATGTTAAACATATCATAACGTGGTATAAAACAAATGCAATGCCAAGTATTACAAAAAGATCATTTACTCACTCATCAGAATTTTTGGTATATGGTGTGAAAAATTCAAAATGGATTTTTAATTACTTTGAATTAAAAAAAATAAATCCTGAAAAACAAAAAAATGGCGATATGAAACAAATGAGGGATGTGTGGACAATACCCATAACCCAAGGTGTGGAACGATTAAAAAGAAGTGATGGTAGAGCATTACATCCTACACAAAAGCCAGAAGAATTGATAAAAAGAGCAATTATAGCTTCCTCAAATAGCGGCGATTTAATTTTTGATCCGTTTATGGGTTCTGGAACAACTGCAGTTGTCGCAGAACGTCTAAAACGAAAATGGATCGGTGTAGAAAAAAATGCATATTATAGAAGACATGCTATGGAAAGGATCAAGAGATATAAATTGAGAAAAGTTAAACCATTAATCGATATTTAG
- a CDS encoding NAD(+) synthetase, whose protein sequence is MSEKYETIACKISEFIKNNISQTGRKDAVFGLSGGIDSIVVAFLCKNAIGSNRCHALIMPHKGITPNEETVDAVEVAKSLGIKYKVYNIESILNEFQKRSERGNRVAVGNLLARIRASMLYYYANINDSLVVGTDDKSEYLIGYFTKYGDGASDILPIRDLYKTEVQKLGEHLGVPYRIIKKPPGAHLWKEHNAQNEIGIDYKTIDTILMSIFDENLKPNQIYDKFGIDAAIIENVIQMYKNSHHKRNLQPFCDLNYFK, encoded by the coding sequence ATGTCAGAAAAATATGAAACTATTGCATGTAAAATATCTGAATTTATAAAAAACAACATATCACAAACAGGTCGCAAAGATGCTGTCTTTGGATTGAGTGGCGGTATTGATTCTATAGTTGTAGCATTTTTGTGCAAAAATGCCATAGGTTCTAACAGATGTCATGCTCTCATAATGCCGCATAAAGGCATAACGCCCAATGAAGAGACTGTAGATGCTGTAGAGGTTGCAAAGAGTTTAGGAATTAAATATAAAGTGTACAATATAGAATCCATTCTAAACGAGTTTCAAAAAAGATCAGAGAGAGGCAATAGAGTTGCAGTAGGAAATCTTTTAGCTAGAATTAGAGCATCCATGTTGTACTATTATGCAAATATCAACGATTCTTTGGTGGTTGGCACCGACGATAAAAGTGAATATCTCATAGGATATTTTACAAAGTATGGAGACGGTGCTTCAGATATACTTCCGATTAGAGATCTGTACAAAACAGAAGTTCAAAAGCTTGGAGAACATCTTGGCGTACCATATAGAATAATAAAAAAACCTCCCGGAGCTCACCTTTGGAAAGAACATAATGCTCAAAATGAGATTGGTATAGACTATAAGACCATAGATACGATATTAATGAGCATCTTTGATGAGAATCTCAAACCCAATCAGATTTATGACAAATTTGGAATAGATGCTGCAATAATAGAAAATGTGATACAAATGTACAAAAATAGTCATCATAAAAGAAACTTGCAACCTTTTTGTGATTTGAATTATTTTAAATAA
- a CDS encoding putative membrane protein, with protein sequence MVRYILTVGFVLKNRQYALISIISVFSFIALYWFVTMPLFLQHIGTVFTANPLLVVSRVGIIIAIAIVGGINIALVVFRLRNKTRATCCSGMKKFGGGVFGGALSAFTPGCPACTSLLSVALGTVGGLAVLPFGGFELGIISLCAVTFSMFWLSRDIYKTVKISA encoded by the coding sequence ATGGTACGATATATTTTGACAGTTGGTTTTGTTCTAAAGAATAGACAATATGCTCTCATATCCATAATTTCGGTCTTTTCTTTTATTGCATTATACTGGTTTGTTACAATGCCACTTTTTTTACAGCATATTGGTACAGTTTTTACAGCAAATCCGCTGCTTGTAGTAAGCAGAGTTGGAATAATAATAGCAATAGCCATAGTTGGAGGGATAAATATAGCACTTGTGGTTTTTAGATTACGTAATAAAACTCGAGCAACATGTTGCAGTGGCATGAAAAAATTTGGTGGTGGAGTATTTGGTGGTGCATTATCAGCATTTACCCCTGGATGTCCTGCATGTACCTCATTGTTAAGTGTGGCATTAGGAACGGTTGGAGGTCTTGCAGTGTTACCGTTTGGAGGATTTGAGCTTGGAATAATCTCGCTATGTGCTGTAACGTTTTCCATGTTTTGGCTAAGCCGCGACATATACAAAACCGTTAAAATCAGCGCATAA